Sequence from the bacterium genome:
CTGGCCGGGGTTGCCGGGGTCCTCGCCGCCGTTGCGGAACAGCTTGTTGACGCCGTTGTTCGCCAGGTAGATGTCCAGGTCCCCGTCCAGGTCGAAGTCGGCCCAGGACACGCCGTGGCTGGGCAGCGCGTCCGCCAGGACGGGCGTGGTCGCGTCCGTCCACTGGGCCGCGGCGGGTCCGGCGGCGACGGCGAGCAGGATCGACAGCAGGACGACCGCACAGGGGCGGCACGCGGACTTCTTCGTCGGGAACATCATGGATGTCCTTTCCACTGACAGACAGGCGTCGGACGACCACCGCACCTGCGGAGTCGTCCAG
This genomic interval carries:
- a CDS encoding VCBS repeat-containing protein; translated protein: MMFPTKKSACRPCAVVLLSILLAVAAGPAAAQWTDATTPVLADALPSHGVSWADFDLDGDLDIYLANNGVNKLFRNGGEDPGNPGQ